The sequence atagaataataaagaataatataatataatatagaataatataatataatataatataaatatagaataatatagaataatataatataatttagtataatatgatatagaataatataatatagaataatataatatagaataatataatataatataatataatataatatatagaataatataatatagaataatataatatagaataatattatataaataatataatataatatatagaataatataatatagaataatataatataatataatataatataatataatataatataatataatataatataatataatataatataatatacacacaaaccTAAACATATTATATACTTAAATGTATAATTCATTGTTTATTATCATACAATATTTATGTGTATAGTTTTATAAAGATAGGACACCATTTTAAAATAGATGCATTACATCTTGTCAGAAGGTAACTACAAATAACTTACATgtatttatggttttattttctcTCTGATGTACTGTAAGTTGAACAGGAACCTGCAGATCTCCAACAGAGCAGTAATACCATCCAGAATCAGAGAGTCTCAGTCCAGTCATCAGCACAGTGAAGGAGCTTTCACCATCATCACTGATCTGCACTGATGGATTCTGGGATGTGTAAGTCTTCTCCTTTGTGAAACAGCTCCGATCTTCAATTCTGCACCAGCGTTTGGGTTTAAACTTATATCCTGAACTGTAGAAACACCGAACACTGACATTGTCACTTTCATGTCCAGATACACTGCTGTTTATTACAGACACATCAGGAGCTGAAACACAcaaaactttaaatgaaatattttgctACATCTAAAGTGTCGTTTACACATCATAAAATAAATGCACCCCAGAAAACTTTACCTTTTTGAAcagttaaatacaaatatttactgtcatctacAAGGTTGTCAATCTCCACAGCACACCAGTAATATCCAGAGTCTGAGGATGCTGAGTTGTTGAGTATCACAGTAAAAATATGGTGATCTGGATAATCAGTTATTGTCCATTTCCCTGTATAGTTTGCACGGGCTACAATTGAGCAACTAAACCATTGATTCCCATTACACcagtattttttgtttagtttatactTATTGTCATACAGACAGGGGATTGTAATAGTTTCTCCTTCTATTACAGGCACACGATCTAAAGTCTTCATGCTTAGAGTtcctgtaaacacacaaacacatgcttatCAAACACTCCATTTCAGTTACAGCACTAGGACAAAATACATGGCTAAATACAAATACACTAGGACAAAATCAGTaggtacataaataaataaagattatacCTCAAAGAATAGTTTTGGATTAATCTGTTCAATGCATATTACCTTTAATATGTGAAGTTTTAAaagctaattttgagaggagcacatgatgtgattaatccaacacaatctcgtaactttttgctttagtggctaattcgtatgaattcgtacgatctaattcgtacattttcatacgatttgctcatcccccaatgacggttgggtttaggggtggggttaggtgccaagcctcctttttaaaatcatactgaTAAAATCGTACTGatactgaactcgtacgaattcgtacgaattaagctacggtcacactgggctttgtgtgtgcgaaattctgtcgtacggcgctgcgaaaaggggcgggattaaacaagatgattagacatttaaaaaagtgagcgattgctccatgttttaaatttctgtccagggaggtcgtgatttgatcctcgattggtctcacgcagtcaagtgatgcgatttcactgggcttttcttcccataaacttccattcatacgcacgcgaaagcgtcagaccggaaacgcaaggtcatgcgtcgagttttgcatgttgctgcggtgcaaagttcaagcttggtgaactctgacctgcgaattttcatcacttgactgtgtgagaccaatcgaggatcaaaacaggacctctctggatcGCTCGctcgtttttttttaatgtctaatcatcttgtttaatcccgccccttttcgcagcgccgcacgatagaatttcgcacacacaaagcccagtgtgaccgtagcttcaagcttggtgaactctgacctgcgaaatcgcatcacttgactgcgtgagatcatcgaggatcaaaacacgacctctcaggacagaaatttaaaacatggagcaatcgctcgctttttttaatgtctaatcatcttgtttaatcccgccccttttcgcagcgccacacgacagaattttgcacacacaaagcctggtgtgaccgtagctttagccactaaactgacaaacgtaaaatacttacattttctcgtgagatcaggctggattaatCACGTCTGGTCTCTCATCCGTAATCAGAGATAATCAAATCAGTttgatccaagcctacaataaatagactgatttcacattTCTGCCTATACTAAtaaagaagactccagatccatatctgtttttacattattgtgacggttggggtaggggtagatgttaatgtacggagacccggaagggacgtggtggtgggggaaaaaattggtggaagaaaaaataaactgagtgataggaaaacatatttttaaggtttttgcgttcccttgcaaagatgttttgcgtcccctcgcaaaactgtttctccacaaacacttcctgttcacttaattcatgtaaaccctcctgtttttgccaaaattctcccgtattttatcattctatcccactttctttacattaaagctgtgcaTCGATCGTGgcctttcatatgcaacctcttaaccagtgaatgcatgtaaggctgacagacgcgctccatacaataaactgatcccagatcagcttctgtacacgccatttaaagtgacacctctgttatcaaacaagtgagcagcaaatgaatctctcgttttgtttagtttgataacagaggtgtcactgtaacaatgcacagatctataatgaaaacactccattactttagaaactgtttgtgctcatttaagagaaaagtagctgtttaaaataaaacatgcaggacggaGATGTTTACATATCATTCAGTGTATTTGTGTTTAAACATACACCCGAATCCAAAAGTGTCCTGTACTTTAGCTCTTCTGTAAATGGGGTGTTCTGAAGCTgaagacagccgccgacttgctgcgccggtgtgtgtaccctgatagaaaactatgtttagaattctgaaatgtatggcactGCGTAGCGCTGCGTGGCGCGACGCgctgccgagcggcgcttctggtgtgcgacctgcttaagtctttacatgcaaaattgctgaacaagttgtcataatatttccAATAGACTTTTTTCTAAATCTTTCTACAATTAGTAAATTTCTCCCAGGTGAATCTTGGCTTTGTCTAATGAAGTTGCATCATAAAGGAGAttcctatgttcacatttctacttttgttttctctttgtgctatgcagtgctgtcttttcctttctgtatcagAATGACTAGATCTGTCAACAAATTAAAGTacaaagagcaacaaataataataaaaaaatgccaCAGTTTACATCAGAACACTTCTCTAGAACACagttatattgacaacatgactaagtaaCCTTAAGTCTTATccatacacaatgacacaaaGATTTGTCATTCTGACGGCACTGACATGTTCATTGACACCGAAATTTAGTTTTGTGAGATGAACTAAAGATTTTAAGCAggagactggcttttgcaggtaatTCATGGTGTTTTGCTGATTGTACacgttgttttgagaaatgcacttactgatatgcaaatttcaattctgatctgagaaatgtacaaaagcgactgagaaaaactaataTTTGTTTTGGAAGTTACGACTACCTTCagaattaatgtttttaaaataatacaattgaaTTTCAccttaatattaatgataaaaatgtaatttgaatgTACAGTCCAAGATCATTCAAAAAAAGAATTGTCAAAACTTAATATTAAACACTTATTATAAAAATAGATTAACTAAGAAGGACAGGTTAGTTTTTTAGCATGCTAGTATGGCAAATGAAACAATACATTTGTGTAAACAACACTGTGTTCAGCATATTTCAATTAATAGCATATTTTTAACACGTTTCACAGGATACATTTAGTCAATTCAGTCATCAGGAATCAGTGTCGCAATGTTGTGGTTAGCTACCAAAACCTTTAACAAAATGCTATAAAATGATTTCTTAAACAATGTGAACATCTGCTAGTCACACAAACCATATGCAGGATATAAAAT is a genomic window of Danio aesculapii chromosome 2, fDanAes4.1, whole genome shotgun sequence containing:
- the LOC130213669 gene encoding polymeric immunoglobulin receptor-like, producing the protein MAHPCLLIAVLLCTAGTLSMKTLDRVPVIEGETITIPCLYDNKYKLNKKYWCNGNQWFSCSIVARANYTGKWTITDYPDHHIFTVILNNSASSDSGYYWCAVEIDNLVDDSKYLYLTVQKAPDVSVINSSVSGHESDNVSVRCFYSSGYKFKPKRWCRIEDRSCFTKEKTYTSQNPSVQISDDGESSFTVLMTGLRLSDSGWYYCSVGDLQVPVQLTVHQRENKTINTSKSDKSSDNADPFSSNSLGENSSNGTENQKNVKEPKIWVFLLSIAVPLLLLLMLVLVIWRIIQKHNLSSQKPDACSVAPTEGTLTYDMVVFKKAKNDEQNSISHPPDQDEVIYSAVKHH